The Euphorbia lathyris chromosome 2, ddEupLath1.1, whole genome shotgun sequence genome includes a window with the following:
- the LOC136219069 gene encoding uncharacterized protein isoform X5: MGYKSRAVAETETCLSEAFLFATMCIIGLPVDVHVRDGSVYSGTLHTASVDKDFGIVLKEAKLAKKGKCETNVASGSIIETLVILSGDLVQVVAKGVQFPPNGVNRNVASEYGEAATRNVPSEIVESNKTSMDRKIINDNRISAKNQISTANGSMLIKAAREHGDRNFLPIHTGTAMEVEHGKRDGLNNCKGGEATDVSVIGRQIGEDRSQGDQDHHSLKFELQREKSDDEAQSSSSTCSSLSDAKAVEEGQMMVKVLPNGVSCDLPPTKLDDQCCGGSASPSTSSLNTVCSSISTSSSPLVDVISESHSGSLASSADMVSPQSSESTKSTKEFKLNPGAKIFYPSFATTASATAAIPAAAGMAYVPSNSPMVPVAAAAQPEVGTGPFAPRPSIPAKFAPYPNFAAVNGVSGPQFSQPIVGHMGSRTQPLRYASQYHAVQATPAYVPPNSQAVMVGRLGQLVYVQPVPHVRYDDLVQSTATVSPLSVRPMLTSHQVQYPKHQGCW, translated from the exons ATGGGTTACAAAAGCAGAGCAGTAGCTGAAACAGAGACTTGTTTAAGCGAGGCCTTTTTGTTTGCTACCATGTGTATAATTGGACTCCCTGTTGATGTTCATGTCAGGGATGGCTCTGTCTACTCTGGAACCCTCCACACTGCCTCTGTTGACAAAGACTTTG GCATTGTTCTGAAGGAAGCAAAATTGGCTAAGAAGGGGAAATGTGAGACAAATGTAGCCAGTGGGAGTATAATTGAAACACTTGTGATTCTTTCAGGTGACCTTGTTCAAGTTGTTGCCAAG GGAGTTCAATTCCCACCTAATGGTGTAAATAGAAATGTAGCCAGTGAATATGGAGAAGCTGCGACAAGAAATGTACCTTCTGAGATTGTTGAGAGTAATAAGACTTCTATGGATAGAAAGATAATCAATGATAACAG GATCTCCGCCAAAAACCAGATTAGTACGGCTAATGGTTCCATGTTAATCAAAGCTGCAAGGGAGCACGGGGACAGAAATTTTTTACCAATTCATACCGGAACTgccatggaagttgaacatggAAAGAGAGATGGATTAAACAATTGTAAG GGTGGAGAAGCTACTGATGTTTCTGTTATTGGAAG ACAGATTGGAGAGGACAGGTCACAAGGGGATCAGGATCATCATTCACTGAAATTTGAGcttcaaagggaaaagagt GATGATGAAGCTCAAAGCTCAAGTTCAACCT GTTCATCCCTTTCAGATGCAAAGGCTGTTGAGGAAGGGCAAATGATGGTGAAGGTACTGCCCAATGGAGTTTCTTGTGATCTTCCTCCTACTAAATTGGATGATCAATGTTGTGGGGGGTCTGCGTCTCCAAGCACCTCTTCTTTGAACACTGTTTGTTCAAGCATCTCAACTTCCTCCAGTCCACTGGTTGATGTAATCTCAGAATCACATTCTGGTTCGCTAGCTTCTTCAGCTGATATGGTTTCGCCACAAAGTTCAGAATCCACTAAAAGCACAAAG GAATTCAAGCTCAATCCAGGAGCAAAAATCTTCTATCCATCTTTTGCAACAACTGCGTCGGCCACTGCTGCAATTCCAGCAGCTGCAGGCATGGCTTATGTTCCAAGCAACTCTCCTATGGTTCCTGTTGCTGCTGCTGCACAGCCAGAAGTTGGAACTGGCCCTTTTGCTCCTCGGCCTTCTATCCCTGCTAAGTTTGCTCCATATCCCAACTTTGCAGCTGTAAATGGTGTCAGTGGTCCTCAATTTTCACAACCT ATTGTTGGACACATGGGGAGCAGGACGCAGCCTTTGAGATATGCTAGTCAATACCATGCTGTTCAAGCTACGCCAGCCTATGTGCCTCCAAATTCTCAAGCT GTTATGGTTGGACGGCTTGGGCAGCTTGTCTATGTGCAACCAGTTCCTCATGTAAGATATGAC GATTTGGTGCAGAGTACAGCAACTGTTTCACCTTTATCTGTACGGCCTATGTTGACTTCGCATCAGGTCCAATATCCTAAGCACCAAG GTTGCTGGTAG
- the LOC136219069 gene encoding uncharacterized protein isoform X6: MGYKSRAVAETETCLSEAFLFATMCIIGLPVDVHVRDGSVYSGTLHTASVDKDFGIVLKEAKLAKKGKCETNVASGSIIETLVILSGDLVQVVAKGVQFPPNGVNRNVASEYGEAATRNVPSEIVESNKTSMDRKIINDNRISAKNQISTANGSMLIKAAREHGDRNFLPIHTGTAMEVEHGKRDGLNNCKGGEATDVSVIGRQIGEDRSQGDQDHHSLKFELQREKSDDEAQSSSSTCSSLSDAKAVEEGQMMVKVLPNGVSCDLPPTKLDDQCCGGSASPSTSSLNTVCSSISTSSSPLVDVISESHSGSLASSADMVSPQSSESTKSTKEFKLNPGAKIFYPSFATTASATAAIPAAAGMAYVPSNSPMVPVAAAAQPEVGTGPFAPRPSIPAKFAPYPNFAAVNGVSGPQFSQPIVGHMGSRTQPLRYASQYHAVQATPAYVPPNSQAVMVGRLGQLVYVQPVPHDLVQSTATVSPLSVRPMLTSHQVQYPKHQGCW, from the exons ATGGGTTACAAAAGCAGAGCAGTAGCTGAAACAGAGACTTGTTTAAGCGAGGCCTTTTTGTTTGCTACCATGTGTATAATTGGACTCCCTGTTGATGTTCATGTCAGGGATGGCTCTGTCTACTCTGGAACCCTCCACACTGCCTCTGTTGACAAAGACTTTG GCATTGTTCTGAAGGAAGCAAAATTGGCTAAGAAGGGGAAATGTGAGACAAATGTAGCCAGTGGGAGTATAATTGAAACACTTGTGATTCTTTCAGGTGACCTTGTTCAAGTTGTTGCCAAG GGAGTTCAATTCCCACCTAATGGTGTAAATAGAAATGTAGCCAGTGAATATGGAGAAGCTGCGACAAGAAATGTACCTTCTGAGATTGTTGAGAGTAATAAGACTTCTATGGATAGAAAGATAATCAATGATAACAG GATCTCCGCCAAAAACCAGATTAGTACGGCTAATGGTTCCATGTTAATCAAAGCTGCAAGGGAGCACGGGGACAGAAATTTTTTACCAATTCATACCGGAACTgccatggaagttgaacatggAAAGAGAGATGGATTAAACAATTGTAAG GGTGGAGAAGCTACTGATGTTTCTGTTATTGGAAG ACAGATTGGAGAGGACAGGTCACAAGGGGATCAGGATCATCATTCACTGAAATTTGAGcttcaaagggaaaagagt GATGATGAAGCTCAAAGCTCAAGTTCAACCT GTTCATCCCTTTCAGATGCAAAGGCTGTTGAGGAAGGGCAAATGATGGTGAAGGTACTGCCCAATGGAGTTTCTTGTGATCTTCCTCCTACTAAATTGGATGATCAATGTTGTGGGGGGTCTGCGTCTCCAAGCACCTCTTCTTTGAACACTGTTTGTTCAAGCATCTCAACTTCCTCCAGTCCACTGGTTGATGTAATCTCAGAATCACATTCTGGTTCGCTAGCTTCTTCAGCTGATATGGTTTCGCCACAAAGTTCAGAATCCACTAAAAGCACAAAG GAATTCAAGCTCAATCCAGGAGCAAAAATCTTCTATCCATCTTTTGCAACAACTGCGTCGGCCACTGCTGCAATTCCAGCAGCTGCAGGCATGGCTTATGTTCCAAGCAACTCTCCTATGGTTCCTGTTGCTGCTGCTGCACAGCCAGAAGTTGGAACTGGCCCTTTTGCTCCTCGGCCTTCTATCCCTGCTAAGTTTGCTCCATATCCCAACTTTGCAGCTGTAAATGGTGTCAGTGGTCCTCAATTTTCACAACCT ATTGTTGGACACATGGGGAGCAGGACGCAGCCTTTGAGATATGCTAGTCAATACCATGCTGTTCAAGCTACGCCAGCCTATGTGCCTCCAAATTCTCAAGCT GTTATGGTTGGACGGCTTGGGCAGCTTGTCTATGTGCAACCAGTTCCTCAT GATTTGGTGCAGAGTACAGCAACTGTTTCACCTTTATCTGTACGGCCTATGTTGACTTCGCATCAGGTCCAATATCCTAAGCACCAAG GTTGCTGGTAG
- the LOC136219069 gene encoding uncharacterized protein isoform X4 encodes MGYKSRAVAETETCLSEAFLFATMCIIGLPVDVHVRDGSVYSGTLHTASVDKDFGIVLKEAKLAKKGKCETNVASGSIIETLVILSGDLVQVVAKGVQFPPNGVNRNVASEYGEAATRNVPSEIVESNKTSMDRKIINDNRISAKNQISTANGSMLIKAAREHGDRNFLPIHTGTAMEVEHGKRDGLNNCKGGEATDVSVIGRQIGEDRSQGDQDHHSLKFELQREKSDDEAQSSSSTCSSLSDAKAVEEGQMMVKVLPNGVSCDLPPTKLDDQCCGGSASPSTSSLNTVCSSISTSSSPLVDVISESHSGSLASSADMVSPQSSESTKSTKEFKLNPGAKIFYPSFATTASATAAIPAAAGMAYVPSNSPMVPVAAAAQPEVGTGPFAPRPSIPAKFAPYPNFAAVNGVSGPQFSQPIVGHMGSRTQPLRYASQYHAVQATPAYVPPNSQAVMVGRLGQLVYVQPVPHDLVQSTATVSPLSVRPMLTSHQVQYPKHQDTEYCLLLSYRLFE; translated from the exons ATGGGTTACAAAAGCAGAGCAGTAGCTGAAACAGAGACTTGTTTAAGCGAGGCCTTTTTGTTTGCTACCATGTGTATAATTGGACTCCCTGTTGATGTTCATGTCAGGGATGGCTCTGTCTACTCTGGAACCCTCCACACTGCCTCTGTTGACAAAGACTTTG GCATTGTTCTGAAGGAAGCAAAATTGGCTAAGAAGGGGAAATGTGAGACAAATGTAGCCAGTGGGAGTATAATTGAAACACTTGTGATTCTTTCAGGTGACCTTGTTCAAGTTGTTGCCAAG GGAGTTCAATTCCCACCTAATGGTGTAAATAGAAATGTAGCCAGTGAATATGGAGAAGCTGCGACAAGAAATGTACCTTCTGAGATTGTTGAGAGTAATAAGACTTCTATGGATAGAAAGATAATCAATGATAACAG GATCTCCGCCAAAAACCAGATTAGTACGGCTAATGGTTCCATGTTAATCAAAGCTGCAAGGGAGCACGGGGACAGAAATTTTTTACCAATTCATACCGGAACTgccatggaagttgaacatggAAAGAGAGATGGATTAAACAATTGTAAG GGTGGAGAAGCTACTGATGTTTCTGTTATTGGAAG ACAGATTGGAGAGGACAGGTCACAAGGGGATCAGGATCATCATTCACTGAAATTTGAGcttcaaagggaaaagagt GATGATGAAGCTCAAAGCTCAAGTTCAACCT GTTCATCCCTTTCAGATGCAAAGGCTGTTGAGGAAGGGCAAATGATGGTGAAGGTACTGCCCAATGGAGTTTCTTGTGATCTTCCTCCTACTAAATTGGATGATCAATGTTGTGGGGGGTCTGCGTCTCCAAGCACCTCTTCTTTGAACACTGTTTGTTCAAGCATCTCAACTTCCTCCAGTCCACTGGTTGATGTAATCTCAGAATCACATTCTGGTTCGCTAGCTTCTTCAGCTGATATGGTTTCGCCACAAAGTTCAGAATCCACTAAAAGCACAAAG GAATTCAAGCTCAATCCAGGAGCAAAAATCTTCTATCCATCTTTTGCAACAACTGCGTCGGCCACTGCTGCAATTCCAGCAGCTGCAGGCATGGCTTATGTTCCAAGCAACTCTCCTATGGTTCCTGTTGCTGCTGCTGCACAGCCAGAAGTTGGAACTGGCCCTTTTGCTCCTCGGCCTTCTATCCCTGCTAAGTTTGCTCCATATCCCAACTTTGCAGCTGTAAATGGTGTCAGTGGTCCTCAATTTTCACAACCT ATTGTTGGACACATGGGGAGCAGGACGCAGCCTTTGAGATATGCTAGTCAATACCATGCTGTTCAAGCTACGCCAGCCTATGTGCCTCCAAATTCTCAAGCT GTTATGGTTGGACGGCTTGGGCAGCTTGTCTATGTGCAACCAGTTCCTCAT GATTTGGTGCAGAGTACAGCAACTGTTTCACCTTTATCTGTACGGCCTATGTTGACTTCGCATCAGGTCCAATATCCTAAGCACCAAG ATACCGAATATTGCTTATTATTGTCTTATAGATTATTTGAATGA
- the LOC136219069 gene encoding uncharacterized protein isoform X2, with product MGYKSRAVAETETCLSEAFLFATMCIIGLPVDVHVRDGSVYSGTLHTASVDKDFGIVLKEAKLAKKGKCETNVASGSIIETLVILSGDLVQVVAKGVQFPPNGVNRNVASEYGEAATRNVPSEIVESNKTSMDRKIINDNRISAKNQISTANGSMLIKAAREHGDRNFLPIHTGTAMEVEHGKRDGLNNCKGGEATDVSVIGRQIGEDRSQGDQDHHSLKFELQREKSDDEAQSSSSTCSSLSDAKAVEEGQMMVKVLPNGVSCDLPPTKLDDQCCGGSASPSTSSLNTVCSSISTSSSPLVDVISESHSGSLASSADMVSPQSSESTKSTKEFKLNPGAKIFYPSFATTASATAAIPAAAGMAYVPSNSPMVPVAAAAQPEVGTGPFAPRPSIPAKFAPYPNFAAVNGVSGPQFSQPIVGHMGSRTQPLRYASQYHAVQATPAYVPPNSQAVMVGRLGQLVYVQPVPHDLVQSTATVSPLSVRPMLTSHQVQYPKHQDYLNEIPAVAVGKPVAAVGNFQVAGSSRTRDIHHSNLPARMINIVPGALSLVGLCLSTSFLALIAHKPLLPIPRIRSGFLLTLGVLGAIAVTSNPPC from the exons ATGGGTTACAAAAGCAGAGCAGTAGCTGAAACAGAGACTTGTTTAAGCGAGGCCTTTTTGTTTGCTACCATGTGTATAATTGGACTCCCTGTTGATGTTCATGTCAGGGATGGCTCTGTCTACTCTGGAACCCTCCACACTGCCTCTGTTGACAAAGACTTTG GCATTGTTCTGAAGGAAGCAAAATTGGCTAAGAAGGGGAAATGTGAGACAAATGTAGCCAGTGGGAGTATAATTGAAACACTTGTGATTCTTTCAGGTGACCTTGTTCAAGTTGTTGCCAAG GGAGTTCAATTCCCACCTAATGGTGTAAATAGAAATGTAGCCAGTGAATATGGAGAAGCTGCGACAAGAAATGTACCTTCTGAGATTGTTGAGAGTAATAAGACTTCTATGGATAGAAAGATAATCAATGATAACAG GATCTCCGCCAAAAACCAGATTAGTACGGCTAATGGTTCCATGTTAATCAAAGCTGCAAGGGAGCACGGGGACAGAAATTTTTTACCAATTCATACCGGAACTgccatggaagttgaacatggAAAGAGAGATGGATTAAACAATTGTAAG GGTGGAGAAGCTACTGATGTTTCTGTTATTGGAAG ACAGATTGGAGAGGACAGGTCACAAGGGGATCAGGATCATCATTCACTGAAATTTGAGcttcaaagggaaaagagt GATGATGAAGCTCAAAGCTCAAGTTCAACCT GTTCATCCCTTTCAGATGCAAAGGCTGTTGAGGAAGGGCAAATGATGGTGAAGGTACTGCCCAATGGAGTTTCTTGTGATCTTCCTCCTACTAAATTGGATGATCAATGTTGTGGGGGGTCTGCGTCTCCAAGCACCTCTTCTTTGAACACTGTTTGTTCAAGCATCTCAACTTCCTCCAGTCCACTGGTTGATGTAATCTCAGAATCACATTCTGGTTCGCTAGCTTCTTCAGCTGATATGGTTTCGCCACAAAGTTCAGAATCCACTAAAAGCACAAAG GAATTCAAGCTCAATCCAGGAGCAAAAATCTTCTATCCATCTTTTGCAACAACTGCGTCGGCCACTGCTGCAATTCCAGCAGCTGCAGGCATGGCTTATGTTCCAAGCAACTCTCCTATGGTTCCTGTTGCTGCTGCTGCACAGCCAGAAGTTGGAACTGGCCCTTTTGCTCCTCGGCCTTCTATCCCTGCTAAGTTTGCTCCATATCCCAACTTTGCAGCTGTAAATGGTGTCAGTGGTCCTCAATTTTCACAACCT ATTGTTGGACACATGGGGAGCAGGACGCAGCCTTTGAGATATGCTAGTCAATACCATGCTGTTCAAGCTACGCCAGCCTATGTGCCTCCAAATTCTCAAGCT GTTATGGTTGGACGGCTTGGGCAGCTTGTCTATGTGCAACCAGTTCCTCAT GATTTGGTGCAGAGTACAGCAACTGTTTCACCTTTATCTGTACGGCCTATGTTGACTTCGCATCAGGTCCAATATCCTAAGCACCAAG ATTATTTGAATGAAATACCTGCTGTGGCTGTTGGTAAACCTGTTGCGGCTGTTGGTAATTTCCAGGTTGCTGGTAGTTCCCGTACCCGGGATATCCACCATAGTAACCTTCCAGCAAGAATGATCAACATAGTACCCGGAGCCCTGAGCTTGGTTGGTTTATGTTTAAGCACATCATTTTTGGCCTTGATTGCCCACAAACCCCTCTTGCCAATTCCCAGAATTAGATCTGGATTCCTGCTTACCTTAGGAGTCTTGGGAGCCATTGCCGTTACTTCAAATCCTCCCTGTTGA
- the LOC136219069 gene encoding uncharacterized protein isoform X3, with translation MGYKSRAVAETETCLSEAFLFATMCIIGLPVDVHVRDGSVYSGTLHTASVDKDFGIVLKEAKLAKKGKCETNVASGSIIETLVILSGDLVQVVAKGVQFPPNGVNRNVASEYGEAATRNVPSEIVESNKTSMDRKIINDNRISAKNQISTANGSMLIKAAREHGDRNFLPIHTGTAMEVEHGKRDGLNNCKGGEATDVSVIGRQIGEDRSQGDQDHHSLKFELQREKSDDEAQSSSSTCSSLSDAKAVEEGQMMVKVLPNGVSCDLPPTKLDDQCCGGSASPSTSSLNTVCSSISTSSSPLVDVISESHSGSLASSADMVSPQSSESTKSTKEFKLNPGAKIFYPSFATTASATAAIPAAAGMAYVPSNSPMVPVAAAAQPEVGTGPFAPRPSIPAKFAPYPNFAAVNGVSGPQFSQPIVGHMGSRTQPLRYASQYHAVQATPAYVPPNSQAVMVGRLGQLVYVQPVPHVRYDDLVQSTATVSPLSVRPMLTSHQVQYPKHQDTEYCLLLSYRLFE, from the exons ATGGGTTACAAAAGCAGAGCAGTAGCTGAAACAGAGACTTGTTTAAGCGAGGCCTTTTTGTTTGCTACCATGTGTATAATTGGACTCCCTGTTGATGTTCATGTCAGGGATGGCTCTGTCTACTCTGGAACCCTCCACACTGCCTCTGTTGACAAAGACTTTG GCATTGTTCTGAAGGAAGCAAAATTGGCTAAGAAGGGGAAATGTGAGACAAATGTAGCCAGTGGGAGTATAATTGAAACACTTGTGATTCTTTCAGGTGACCTTGTTCAAGTTGTTGCCAAG GGAGTTCAATTCCCACCTAATGGTGTAAATAGAAATGTAGCCAGTGAATATGGAGAAGCTGCGACAAGAAATGTACCTTCTGAGATTGTTGAGAGTAATAAGACTTCTATGGATAGAAAGATAATCAATGATAACAG GATCTCCGCCAAAAACCAGATTAGTACGGCTAATGGTTCCATGTTAATCAAAGCTGCAAGGGAGCACGGGGACAGAAATTTTTTACCAATTCATACCGGAACTgccatggaagttgaacatggAAAGAGAGATGGATTAAACAATTGTAAG GGTGGAGAAGCTACTGATGTTTCTGTTATTGGAAG ACAGATTGGAGAGGACAGGTCACAAGGGGATCAGGATCATCATTCACTGAAATTTGAGcttcaaagggaaaagagt GATGATGAAGCTCAAAGCTCAAGTTCAACCT GTTCATCCCTTTCAGATGCAAAGGCTGTTGAGGAAGGGCAAATGATGGTGAAGGTACTGCCCAATGGAGTTTCTTGTGATCTTCCTCCTACTAAATTGGATGATCAATGTTGTGGGGGGTCTGCGTCTCCAAGCACCTCTTCTTTGAACACTGTTTGTTCAAGCATCTCAACTTCCTCCAGTCCACTGGTTGATGTAATCTCAGAATCACATTCTGGTTCGCTAGCTTCTTCAGCTGATATGGTTTCGCCACAAAGTTCAGAATCCACTAAAAGCACAAAG GAATTCAAGCTCAATCCAGGAGCAAAAATCTTCTATCCATCTTTTGCAACAACTGCGTCGGCCACTGCTGCAATTCCAGCAGCTGCAGGCATGGCTTATGTTCCAAGCAACTCTCCTATGGTTCCTGTTGCTGCTGCTGCACAGCCAGAAGTTGGAACTGGCCCTTTTGCTCCTCGGCCTTCTATCCCTGCTAAGTTTGCTCCATATCCCAACTTTGCAGCTGTAAATGGTGTCAGTGGTCCTCAATTTTCACAACCT ATTGTTGGACACATGGGGAGCAGGACGCAGCCTTTGAGATATGCTAGTCAATACCATGCTGTTCAAGCTACGCCAGCCTATGTGCCTCCAAATTCTCAAGCT GTTATGGTTGGACGGCTTGGGCAGCTTGTCTATGTGCAACCAGTTCCTCATGTAAGATATGAC GATTTGGTGCAGAGTACAGCAACTGTTTCACCTTTATCTGTACGGCCTATGTTGACTTCGCATCAGGTCCAATATCCTAAGCACCAAG ATACCGAATATTGCTTATTATTGTCTTATAGATTATTTGAATGA
- the LOC136219069 gene encoding uncharacterized protein isoform X1, translating to MGYKSRAVAETETCLSEAFLFATMCIIGLPVDVHVRDGSVYSGTLHTASVDKDFGIVLKEAKLAKKGKCETNVASGSIIETLVILSGDLVQVVAKGVQFPPNGVNRNVASEYGEAATRNVPSEIVESNKTSMDRKIINDNRISAKNQISTANGSMLIKAAREHGDRNFLPIHTGTAMEVEHGKRDGLNNCKGGEATDVSVIGRQIGEDRSQGDQDHHSLKFELQREKSDDEAQSSSSTCSSLSDAKAVEEGQMMVKVLPNGVSCDLPPTKLDDQCCGGSASPSTSSLNTVCSSISTSSSPLVDVISESHSGSLASSADMVSPQSSESTKSTKEFKLNPGAKIFYPSFATTASATAAIPAAAGMAYVPSNSPMVPVAAAAQPEVGTGPFAPRPSIPAKFAPYPNFAAVNGVSGPQFSQPIVGHMGSRTQPLRYASQYHAVQATPAYVPPNSQAVMVGRLGQLVYVQPVPHVRYDDLVQSTATVSPLSVRPMLTSHQVQYPKHQDYLNEIPAVAVGKPVAAVGNFQVAGSSRTRDIHHSNLPARMINIVPGALSLVGLCLSTSFLALIAHKPLLPIPRIRSGFLLTLGVLGAIAVTSNPPC from the exons ATGGGTTACAAAAGCAGAGCAGTAGCTGAAACAGAGACTTGTTTAAGCGAGGCCTTTTTGTTTGCTACCATGTGTATAATTGGACTCCCTGTTGATGTTCATGTCAGGGATGGCTCTGTCTACTCTGGAACCCTCCACACTGCCTCTGTTGACAAAGACTTTG GCATTGTTCTGAAGGAAGCAAAATTGGCTAAGAAGGGGAAATGTGAGACAAATGTAGCCAGTGGGAGTATAATTGAAACACTTGTGATTCTTTCAGGTGACCTTGTTCAAGTTGTTGCCAAG GGAGTTCAATTCCCACCTAATGGTGTAAATAGAAATGTAGCCAGTGAATATGGAGAAGCTGCGACAAGAAATGTACCTTCTGAGATTGTTGAGAGTAATAAGACTTCTATGGATAGAAAGATAATCAATGATAACAG GATCTCCGCCAAAAACCAGATTAGTACGGCTAATGGTTCCATGTTAATCAAAGCTGCAAGGGAGCACGGGGACAGAAATTTTTTACCAATTCATACCGGAACTgccatggaagttgaacatggAAAGAGAGATGGATTAAACAATTGTAAG GGTGGAGAAGCTACTGATGTTTCTGTTATTGGAAG ACAGATTGGAGAGGACAGGTCACAAGGGGATCAGGATCATCATTCACTGAAATTTGAGcttcaaagggaaaagagt GATGATGAAGCTCAAAGCTCAAGTTCAACCT GTTCATCCCTTTCAGATGCAAAGGCTGTTGAGGAAGGGCAAATGATGGTGAAGGTACTGCCCAATGGAGTTTCTTGTGATCTTCCTCCTACTAAATTGGATGATCAATGTTGTGGGGGGTCTGCGTCTCCAAGCACCTCTTCTTTGAACACTGTTTGTTCAAGCATCTCAACTTCCTCCAGTCCACTGGTTGATGTAATCTCAGAATCACATTCTGGTTCGCTAGCTTCTTCAGCTGATATGGTTTCGCCACAAAGTTCAGAATCCACTAAAAGCACAAAG GAATTCAAGCTCAATCCAGGAGCAAAAATCTTCTATCCATCTTTTGCAACAACTGCGTCGGCCACTGCTGCAATTCCAGCAGCTGCAGGCATGGCTTATGTTCCAAGCAACTCTCCTATGGTTCCTGTTGCTGCTGCTGCACAGCCAGAAGTTGGAACTGGCCCTTTTGCTCCTCGGCCTTCTATCCCTGCTAAGTTTGCTCCATATCCCAACTTTGCAGCTGTAAATGGTGTCAGTGGTCCTCAATTTTCACAACCT ATTGTTGGACACATGGGGAGCAGGACGCAGCCTTTGAGATATGCTAGTCAATACCATGCTGTTCAAGCTACGCCAGCCTATGTGCCTCCAAATTCTCAAGCT GTTATGGTTGGACGGCTTGGGCAGCTTGTCTATGTGCAACCAGTTCCTCATGTAAGATATGAC GATTTGGTGCAGAGTACAGCAACTGTTTCACCTTTATCTGTACGGCCTATGTTGACTTCGCATCAGGTCCAATATCCTAAGCACCAAG ATTATTTGAATGAAATACCTGCTGTGGCTGTTGGTAAACCTGTTGCGGCTGTTGGTAATTTCCAGGTTGCTGGTAGTTCCCGTACCCGGGATATCCACCATAGTAACCTTCCAGCAAGAATGATCAACATAGTACCCGGAGCCCTGAGCTTGGTTGGTTTATGTTTAAGCACATCATTTTTGGCCTTGATTGCCCACAAACCCCTCTTGCCAATTCCCAGAATTAGATCTGGATTCCTGCTTACCTTAGGAGTCTTGGGAGCCATTGCCGTTACTTCAAATCCTCCCTGTTGA